The Maniola jurtina chromosome 20, ilManJurt1.1, whole genome shotgun sequence genome includes the window CTGACCTCTGTTGTAGCAGGTACTGCGCCTTCTGTATGCGCTGCGGAGTGCCGGTGATGGTGATGATTCGGTCACTGGCGCCCGGCAGGGGCTCTGCGATCTCGATGCCGGCGCCGGACTCAGCTCGGATCTTCCGGATCCGCGTCCCCGACTTGCCGATTATCGCGCCCGCCAGctggaaaaaaaatacaaagcaTTTATaagcacactaatattataaaggcgaatatttgagtgtgtatgtgtgtgtgtatatgtatgtttgttacactttcacgcaaaactactgaacgaatttggctgtttggaatggacatagcttataccctgaattaacacataggctactttttatcccggaaaattaaatagttcccacgggatttagagaAGCACTACAGAAATTTTCATACAACAGTTTTATGCACGAGaacataaaaatctatttaagtcCGCTTACAACCAGCGTAAAGAAGAACTTTACGAGCATTTGAAGTGaaaaactataatttttatgatagcgTATTTACCTACACTTTAAGGTCTATATAATAACgaatatcaaaatataaataagtaaataaatatcagAACAGAGCCAGAATTGGaacggcttaacgtgctctccgaagCACGGGGGAAACGAAAAAGGTTaaaatcggtcacccatccagctaccgacttgggtcaacgttgcttaacaatcacaactgattgatatgcgttgtcttAACTAGGCCACTCATCACTCCCAATGAAACTTACATCTTTGGGAATAGTGACTTGCGTGGTGGTCTCCTGCTGGCTGCCGCCGTCGCCGTTGAAGCTGCCGCCGCCGGAGCCGCGGCCGCCACCAAAGCCGCCACCGCCGCCACCAAAGTTTCCGCCACCGAAGCCGCCACGCGGGGGCCCGTTGAAGTTGCTACGTGGCCCTGGTCCGGAGAAGTCGTTGAACGCTCTGGGTGGAGGGCCGCCTGAatacaaataaatttatttgttatatgattgtataataatataaccctGTTGattactattaaataaataaaaataataaaatcataacccttcctttcggctttgccgtagtcgggtaaaaaacaaaCACTCTCTcacatacatcatcatcatcaatcggTAGACGttcactactggacataggtctcttgtcaGAACTGACACAGGGCCTAGCTGGTCTGACCTTTGTATCTTGCAACTTATATAATATGTGCCTACATTTTGGGGTTAACACTTCGAGTTGACTTGAGCGTGATTGATTGAAGATACCTGAGGTGCCATCTAGTTAGATCGTTATAAGTTGCTTTTCATCTTAGGTTCGTATCGCTTGATTGTCGTATGATTCTTACGTAAAATTAAGAAGCGTCATTTAGTGTCAATGCGGCGACCGCCACTGTGCCGCCACAAGATAATATACAAACTGTAATTTTGATGGTTGTTTTCCCGAAGCGAAATGATTTTGTCATTGTATTacaatcaatttaaaaataaaataaaataaaagaataaaaaatggGCAATTTACAGTCGAAATCGTCACCTGGTCCACTGCGACCCATTGGAGGGCCGCCCCTCGGTGGCGGGGGCCTTCCTCCAGGCCCCATGGGCGGCGGCCCGCGCGGAGGGCCACGCGGCGGCGCCCCTCGCGGCCCGCTGCCTCGGGGCCCCTGGCCGCTGCCGAAGCCACCGTACTCGTCCGCGTAGTAATCATCATAGTTGTGTGGATCATAGTTCTGGATGGCACCTTTGATCGGCACCTGAAATGTGGTTTTAGAAAGTTGtcattaatttgaaaatatagtATAACTACAAAATGGCCAACATGGGGCGTGGcacatattttgaaaaaccgatagattttggggtcccaaggtctAAAATGGCAACCTCCATCTAAAGAGTTAATCGACAAAAccttttgattaattatttgCTTAGTACTTAGTAGTAGATCAGTCGTTCGCGAGTATGTGTAAGCGACGGTAAAGTCGGCCCGTCCGCAAACCATAAGGGTGTCATCTCactgtattttttatatattgttGACCCTTTAGAAGAAGACGTAACATAGACCtaataaagaatattacaaAAATTAGAACCGAACGAGATTAAAGTCCTTCGTTTATACAAAAGGCAAAGATGTTATTTTACCTGCTCGTAATATATTCTTCATATAACTTGCATCTgctagaaaatattaaaaatagtgagaCGCAAAACAACGAGTTGCATGTGGGTTTTTGAACACGTAAAAGAAGTGGAAATTCCGAAGGGGATAAACTTATAATTGCGCGGCAGCTGACGCGTACACCTGTCGCGGGGAGCCCGACAGTCGCTCGCGATAATCGAGCCATATAACATCGGctgaatataatatacaaatcatcttAACGAGAGATAAATATCAAGGTACATTGCTGCTACTTTGCGGCGCGGGGTTCGAGAAGATCTTCAGCCGGGCGCCAGTTTGCTGAGCGAGGCGAGCAACGTGTAGTATGTCAATATTTACCTGTCGGATAAGAGTGAGAACTTCGCGCACGCCGGCCGCCACGCACTCCGCCTTGCCCACCAGCTGCACCACGCGCTCCATGCTTTGCGGCGCGGGGTTCGAGAATATCTTCAGCCGGGCGCCAGTTTGCTGAGCGAAGCGAACAAAATATATCTATTAATTTActgctaaataaaattttctgcTGTAATAGACTAGAAGACGTCTCGGTAGTATATGTGGGTTTCGAAACCGAGCATGCTTTACCTCGTAATTTTTTGCAGCTCTAACATGTCAGAGTCGTGTGCGCTTTAAGCCATTTATTGCGCTTTAACGGAGatggaaaatatcgtgaggaaacctcaaTGCCTGAGAATTTTCCATAAAATTCTCacagatgtgtgaagtctgccaaccggtcggtcggtcggtcaAAATGGGTCGCTTTTTAAAGAAACCTGTGGGCCGGTAACAAAAATTAGTTCAGTGTTGGCCTTTTTTTTGCAACTAGACCAAAAACTTGCACCCTACTGAGGGGAGACCCGTTCTCAATAGTGGGGCGGCATTGggttaaaatgataaaaattggTTGGACGGTATTGGCCCAGTTGCAAGTTTTGTCTGAATATTAGCCATTATCATGACTATAATTTTTTCCAGTATAAGTGTCTTGTATTAGAAATGGGTTGGGGATCGGGGAATGAAAAGTCAACCCTTTCAGACTACGATTCGGTCCTTGATTGTTGAGCTAATGAGGCTCTATAAAGTAGGAACCTGGATAGGTACGTAGCTGAAAAGATAACTGACATTTGAGATCCGAATTTGACCTCATATCTTCGCCGTGCCTCGGAGACATTCCGATTATTGTGCGTATAGTATAGTGATGTTAAGTCGTTATCTTAATCATTCGAGTCAAAAGCAAATCATTTATATCATCAATGTGTACACTTTTTGAGGGTCTAGTTGAggcgtagataatgatgataaCTTGGCGTCAACTTATAGAGTTGGAATCGTACTGTTCGTacgtaggtaataggtatctatACGGAAGGATATGAAAGCACACCAAATTGGGAACAAAGGTCAGCAGAGTTTTAGAAGAACGTGATATTAGATCGAAGAACACAAGTACAATACCAACATCGAATTAAATATTGCATAAACGTTGGTAACAAAATCCTTActattttgacgatttaaaagaacttgccaaaggttatttgaataaaaatttagtGTTTTCTGTTGTTAACACCCATGTAACTTTGGTATCATAATGAACAGGCATTGCCCGTCGGCCTTATACGGAATTCACGCAGTTATTTGGTCAAGTATTTGTGGCCTTGTCACCGATTGATTGAGAGGGTAGTGTCGACGTATAAGAAATAGGTCCCGCCCCCGAGGGGGATTGTCGTCCCCGGACATAAATAGTGTTTTATTGGTTTAGTAATAAATGTATCGCCTAAGAAATTCAATATGTGagtaatttagtaaattaattttatttcatcaacatcatcatcattatcaatccatcgctgactcactactgagaaaGCGTCTGTTCTcttaatgagaagggtttggccatagttcaccacgctggccaagtgcggatgcgcagacttcacacacagtAACATAGATAGTTTTTTTGGTTAAATTAATCTACCGTCTCAATCAAACACAATTTTTCTTATTTGGGACTGCAAAACTAAGTTTGTTTATAAAGGTTTATTGCTGATTTCAAAAAAACTGTGGTAGTTAGATActtggttttttatttctataatgtttgcgtaaacttttttaattatttattaacttcaAAAATAAAGAGGAAGAACCGtattttttcattattcatgttattttagaattattttagAAATGACGTAGGTACATCTATATGATACTGACCCATGTACGGTCATTGTTTGGAATCGTTTTTAAGTAATGCTTGTCCAACCTTCTCCTAAATGACTGActtctatcaacgtacagcacaaactactggacggatgaaaaataagaaaaaaataccgTTCTTCCCCCTTATTTTcgaagttaataaataatttaaaaaattacgcaaacattatagaaaaaataaccAAGTCCCCTATTAATTACCAGTTTTTTAGTCACACCGCAGGCGTTCCTTGTTTCTTAACATtttggtacgaaaccctaattATAAGAATAGGTGACGAAGGTATGGTAAACTTCTAAGCTACTGAAAACTGTACACAAAGGAACTAAACAATGGTTTACGTCGATAGTTTATAGATCTAGCAGGCATGTAGGAAGGTAGAACATGCGTTGTGCGTTTATACTAGGACATATTAATGATAATTTGACTGCATAAGGTACCTAAGAATATGATTtgattttcaattaaataaatttatacgTATCTAACTAAAAACTTCAGCCATCCATAAAGTTTTTTaaggtagttttttttataacatgATAATTagaatttgaaataaaattttttacttaatttactaTTCCATTGGTAACACACATCTAAAATATTAGTTATCCAATGGAACCAATAAACATTCTAAAAGAAATGGCAGTAGTTTAGTTCGAGTTTAGAAAacaactaaattataatcagtATAAAGAGTAAGGActacttacattattttaaaatctatttgatttcactaaataaataaaataaatgaaataaaagggTCATCGTAAAAAAGACCCTTTATCGCGCTGTGTTTATCTTTATAGCGAGTCATAAAATTTCAATACAAGTAACACGCAGACCCATCAAAGATTAGAAATATTACTTTGCACCGATCGATAGCTAATTAATCAATGCATAATAGATAAACTTATAGCAATTATTGTGCTTTATAATTTTATCCTATCAGAAAAAGGCCCAATACCTACTGTAAGATGAGAGACGACCTAATACTTAAAAGCTAAGTCATTGTTAAAGTCACTTTAAGTGATGATGACTGATGATTGTTTTTAATTGTTGCTTGAACGGGCAGAATGCCAAGATCAATTTAATTTGCGCTGAAAATCTAATAAGTATTTATCTACTAGAATTTGTGTTGCCTTTAGATTTCAGTAATTACGTGACTCATACATTAGCTattcaaatatataaatatgccTGAAACATCTCGAGTTTTCGGGAGTTGTCAATTTAAACGCGCATACACTGGTTAGGGTAAGTGGTTGAtgcataaataattattaatcgGCGATATGAGGGCTTTTGTATATTCGTCGAGGAAAACGGTGACGTTTGGGGGCGGCGAGTGCGCACGCGCGGGCGGATCGACCCGCGCACGTGGCCCGCCCAGACACGCACAAACAACAGGACACTGACACCGAACACGGCACTTCAGtccaaaaaaatcttacgtaaCAATCAATGTATCcacctaaattattttaatttgccgaaaaaaaattacacaactAACCTTCTAATAAATCGCCGAACCGTAAACCCTACCATGATTTTTCCACACAAGTCACTTATCATATTATTTCCCGTAAGTTAGAACACTCGCGCAAATCGAACGACAAAGCAAGGTTGCGAGCGATCAAAGTATCGCGGAACGATCGTCCGAGGCGAGTTGCAAACGACCACCCCCGTGGATGTTCGTGGTCGGAATAAGTCTGAGCACTGGCGGTGGCGAGTGGCGTGCAACACCTGACCCCCTCCGGCCCCTTAGCCCCTGGCCCCCGCGGGCTGCACTTGTAGGGCTGCGCCACCCCGCGCGCCACGCCTACGCCTACGCCAACGCTACAACGCCGCCGAGCCGCCACTTCAACCTCACCATTTGTCATAAACTTTATTGGCGATTAGGCAGAGATAAACCATTTCGCCGTTCCATTAATTGTTTCGGACGAACCCTCCAACGATCGCACGATCATAGTCATATGCTTTCAGTCTTTAAGCTACAAAAGAAAGCTAAGGAACCCttcaaatcattaaaatttccaaattgaATTTGGTAGTTACGAAAAGTGTAACACTTTATTAAAGGATAATTTTAGTGTTATCTGGGGCTCAGGCTTATTAGTCTTGATTTCTCTCGGGTGAAAGAAGCAGGCTATGGAAGAGGGTCGATATTTGTTCGAGCATCGATGGCGGTGAAGCCGTACCGAGGTGGTTCGATCGGAAGCGGAAGCGGGCTCGCGTGCCCGAGCGCCTAATTGCCAGTGTCACTGCGACATCGCCCGTAATTACGCCGGCGACATATGCGCCCGGTTCAAATTACACTTTTACCGCTGGGAGGTGTATTACGATTGTAATGGGACCAAATAGAGCTTTATATGGAGATACCATCACAGTCCGACCTCAATAATATCGATTCATAACATATATTTTATGTCATGTAC containing:
- the LOC123875682 gene encoding heterogeneous nuclear ribonucleoprotein K isoform X1; its protein translation is MKRDAYGEDGPMQKRQRQTDDEVTFLIPSKVAGSIIGKGGSNISKLRNEYKASITVPDCPGPERVLSITASDIDTIMEIVRDILPNLADGGPKGNSNEDLDVRLLIHQSRAGCVIGKAGAKIKELREQTGARLKIFSNPAPQSMERVVQLVGKAECVAAGVREVLTLIRQVPIKGAIQNYDPHNYDDYYADEYGGFGSGQGPRGSGPRGAPPRGPPRGPPPMGPGGRPPPPRGGPPMGRSGPGDDFDCGPPPRAFNDFSGPGPRSNFNGPPRGGFGGGNFGGGGGGFGGGRGSGGGSFNGDGGSQQETTTQVTIPKDLAGAIIGKSGTRIRKIRAESGAGIEIAEPLPGASDRIITITGTPQRIQKAQYLLQQSVHESNPNLGRGNF
- the LOC123875682 gene encoding heterogeneous nuclear ribonucleoprotein K isoform X3, which encodes MRVLSITASDIDTIMEIVRDILPNLADGGPKGNSNEDLDVRLLIHQSRAGCVIGKAGAKIKELREQTGARLKIFSNPAPQSMERVVQLVGKAECVAAGVREVLTLIRQVPIKGAIQNYDPHNYDDYYADEYGGFGSGQGPRGSGPRGAPPRGPPRGPPPMGPGGRPPPPRGGPPMGRSGPGDDFDCGPPPRAFNDFSGPGPRSNFNGPPRGGFGGGNFGGGGGGFGGGRGSGGGSFNGDGGSQQETTTQVTIPKDLAGAIIGKSGTRIRKIRAESGAGIEIAEPLPGASDRIITITGTPQRIQKAQYLLQQSVHESNPNLGRGNF
- the LOC123875682 gene encoding heterogeneous nuclear ribonucleoprotein K isoform X2, with product MKRDAYGEDGPMQKRQRQTDDEVTFLIPSKVAGSIIGKGGSNISKLRNEYKASITVPDCPGPERVLSITASDIDTIMEIVRDILPNLADGGPKGNSNEDLDVRLLIHQSRAGCVIGKAGAKIKELREQTGARLKIFSNPAPQSMERVVQLVGKAECVAAGVREVLTLIRQVPIKGAIQNYDPHNYDDYYADEYGGFGSGQGPRGSGPRGAPPRGPPRGPPPMGPGGRPPPPRGGPPMGRSGPGGPPPRAFNDFSGPGPRSNFNGPPRGGFGGGNFGGGGGGFGGGRGSGGGSFNGDGGSQQETTTQVTIPKDLAGAIIGKSGTRIRKIRAESGAGIEIAEPLPGASDRIITITGTPQRIQKAQYLLQQSVHESNPNLGRGNF